In Candidatus Methylopumilus universalis, one DNA window encodes the following:
- the thiL gene encoding thiamine-phosphate kinase: protein MSSEFEIIDQYFKKKMKQTLLGVGDDAAIIHIKKNREIVISSDMLVENVHFLKNTNPAHLGWKSLAVNLSDIAAMGAIPKWATLSISLPKINHGWLKEFSKGFFKCADQFGIDLIGGDTTKGPLTISITIMGEVKKNKSLLRSGAKINDDIWVTGQLGMASMGLASLQGKLKLAPSLKVKCIKALETPSPKVLIGSHLSRYANSCIDISDGLIQDLSHILKASTVGASLLLNEIPCDQFIHTSKKYQLALNGGDDYELLFTASKKHRLSIEKIAKKTNTAISVIGVITQNKTLKIMDQKGKSISFNKKGFDHFA from the coding sequence ATGTCCTCAGAGTTCGAAATTATTGATCAATACTTTAAGAAAAAAATGAAACAGACTTTGCTGGGTGTGGGTGATGATGCAGCAATTATTCATATCAAAAAAAATCGTGAAATAGTGATTTCTTCCGACATGCTTGTAGAAAATGTTCACTTTCTAAAAAATACAAATCCAGCTCACTTAGGCTGGAAATCTCTTGCAGTTAATTTATCTGATATTGCAGCGATGGGCGCCATACCTAAATGGGCGACTTTATCGATTTCGCTTCCTAAAATAAATCATGGCTGGCTAAAAGAATTCTCAAAAGGCTTTTTTAAATGCGCTGATCAATTTGGTATTGATCTTATTGGTGGTGATACTACAAAAGGTCCTCTTACAATTTCAATCACGATCATGGGCGAAGTTAAAAAAAATAAAAGTCTATTAAGGTCTGGTGCAAAAATAAATGACGATATATGGGTGACTGGACAATTGGGGATGGCCTCCATGGGCTTGGCGAGCCTCCAAGGGAAGTTAAAACTTGCTCCTTCTTTAAAAGTGAAATGTATAAAAGCGCTTGAAACGCCTTCACCTAAAGTTTTAATTGGCTCCCATTTATCTCGCTATGCGAATAGCTGTATTGATATTTCTGATGGCCTCATTCAAGACTTAAGTCATATCTTAAAAGCTTCAACTGTTGGCGCTAGTCTTTTACTTAATGAAATCCCATGTGATCAATTTATTCATACATCAAAAAAATATCAACTTGCATTAAATGGTGGTGATGATTATGAATTACTATTTACAGCATCGAAAAAGCATAGGCTCTCTATAGAAAAAATTGCAAAAAAAACGAACACAGCTATTAGCGTCATTGGTGTTATCACTCAGAACAAAACACTAAAAATCATGGATCAAAAAGGCAAATCCATATCATTCAATAAAAAAGGATTTGATCATTTTGCCTAA
- the rlmH gene encoding 23S rRNA (pseudouridine(1915)-N(3))-methyltransferase RlmH, which yields MKIKIISIGNKMPGWINEAFDGYISKLNHDFSPQLVEIKPEKKFDSIEQKKMSEAEKILSHLDKEFLIVLDEKGAQFTSQELAQKLNHWSEHFKHIAFVIGGADGIHDDVLQKANLTWSLSKSTFPHALVRVLVAEQLYRAHSILENHPYHRE from the coding sequence TTGAAAATTAAAATCATCTCAATTGGCAATAAAATGCCAGGCTGGATTAACGAAGCTTTTGACGGATACATTTCAAAGCTCAATCACGATTTTTCTCCTCAGCTCGTAGAAATCAAACCAGAAAAAAAATTTGACTCCATAGAGCAAAAAAAAATGAGTGAGGCTGAAAAAATTTTATCTCATCTCGACAAAGAATTTTTAATTGTGCTTGATGAAAAGGGAGCCCAGTTTACATCGCAAGAGCTGGCTCAAAAATTAAATCATTGGTCAGAACATTTCAAACATATTGCGTTTGTGATTGGGGGTGCTGATGGCATACATGATGACGTTCTTCAAAAAGCCAATCTTACATGGAGCCTATCCAAATCAACATTCCCCCACGCTCTTGTAAGGGTCTTAGTGGCAGAGCAGTTATATCGAGCCCACTCAATTTTAGAAAATCATCCTTATCATCGTGAATAA
- a CDS encoding phosphatidylglycerophosphatase A, protein MPNLKFLIKHPSYFLALGFGAGLSKRAPGTLGTLVGIPIYLWASSYSFSIQMMMALVFTILGVFICNQTALALKVKDPSAIVWDEISAFFLMLIIAQPLLNAFKIFELFVLFRIFDIWKPFPINYLDKHMGGGLGIMLDDYVAAFFALLIYFSIQ, encoded by the coding sequence TTGCCTAATCTTAAATTTCTAATAAAGCATCCGTCATATTTTTTAGCTCTAGGTTTTGGTGCGGGACTTTCAAAAAGAGCGCCGGGCACGCTGGGGACGCTTGTAGGAATTCCTATTTATTTATGGGCATCGTCGTATAGTTTTTCCATACAGATGATGATGGCCTTGGTGTTTACAATTTTAGGCGTCTTTATTTGTAATCAAACAGCACTTGCACTTAAAGTTAAAGATCCAAGCGCTATTGTGTGGGATGAAATCTCCGCTTTCTTTTTAATGTTAATCATTGCGCAACCCCTTTTAAATGCTTTCAAAATTTTTGAGTTATTTGTGCTCTTTAGAATCTTTGATATTTGGAAGCCTTTTCCAATCAATTATCTAGATAAGCATATGGGGGGCGGATTAGGTATCATGCTTGACGATTATGTTGCTGCATTTTTTGCACTACTTATTTATTTCTCAATTCAATGA
- a CDS encoding regulatory protein RecX — MKLKLSEYAHTLEFDEDALDLFISSLVSDGWLSNERYCEQFIHAKKNKFGRYKIIRELEEKGIEQALIEQFIDPLKNQELLYAKQVWQKKFKLLPSSKEEWSKQARFLQSRGFDVSLIKKILNAKEE, encoded by the coding sequence TTGAAATTGAAATTAAGTGAGTACGCTCATACGCTCGAATTTGATGAAGACGCACTAGATCTTTTTATATCATCTCTAGTGTCAGATGGATGGCTGTCTAATGAGCGGTATTGTGAACAATTTATTCATGCAAAAAAAAATAAATTCGGACGATATAAGATCATTCGAGAACTTGAAGAAAAAGGAATAGAGCAGGCACTGATAGAACAGTTCATAGACCCTCTTAAAAACCAAGAATTATTATATGCAAAACAAGTGTGGCAAAAGAAATTTAAACTCCTCCCATCTTCTAAAGAAGAATGGTCAAAACAGGCTCGCTTTTTACAAAGTCGCGGGTTTGATGTTTCGCTTATAAAAAAAATATTGAATGCCAAGGAAGAATAG
- the recA gene encoding recombinase RecA: MDDNKSKALAAALAQIEKQFGKGSVMRMDDSDVIQDIQSVSTGSLGLDIALGIGGLPRGRVVEIYGPESSGKTSLTLSVIAQMQKLGGVAAFIDAEHALDPQYAAKLGVVVPDLLISQPDTGEQALEIADMLVRSGSVDIVVIDSVAALTPRAEIEGEMGDSHMGLQARLMSQALRKLTGNIKKTNTLVIFINQIRMKIGVMFGNPETTTGGNALKFYASVRLDIRRIGAIKKGDEVVGAETRVKVVKNKVAPPFKQAEFDVLYGEGISREGEIIEIGAQLNFIEKAGSWYSYNGEKIGQGKDNAREFLKENPKIAQEIEDKIRANSSALNEAMTAPQETDETE; encoded by the coding sequence ATGGATGACAATAAAAGTAAGGCACTCGCTGCCGCATTAGCGCAGATCGAAAAACAATTCGGAAAAGGCTCCGTCATGAGGATGGATGATTCCGATGTTATCCAGGACATTCAATCCGTTTCAACAGGTTCCTTAGGTCTTGATATTGCGCTCGGCATAGGTGGCCTTCCTCGAGGACGTGTGGTTGAAATATACGGTCCAGAATCCTCAGGAAAGACGTCTTTAACACTCTCCGTCATTGCACAAATGCAAAAGCTTGGCGGTGTGGCTGCCTTTATTGATGCTGAACATGCACTTGATCCTCAATATGCTGCCAAATTAGGTGTCGTGGTTCCAGACTTACTCATATCTCAACCAGATACAGGCGAACAAGCCCTTGAAATTGCAGACATGCTTGTCCGCAGCGGGTCCGTGGATATTGTCGTCATTGACTCTGTCGCAGCATTAACACCGCGTGCCGAAATTGAAGGTGAAATGGGCGACTCTCATATGGGTCTTCAAGCGCGTCTTATGTCACAAGCCTTAAGAAAATTAACCGGCAACATTAAAAAAACAAATACGCTTGTCATATTCATTAACCAAATTCGTATGAAGATTGGTGTGATGTTTGGCAACCCAGAAACGACGACGGGCGGTAATGCTTTGAAATTCTACGCGTCTGTGAGGCTTGATATTCGCCGTATTGGTGCAATCAAAAAAGGTGATGAAGTCGTGGGTGCTGAAACAAGAGTTAAAGTGGTTAAAAATAAGGTGGCGCCTCCATTTAAACAGGCTGAATTTGATGTGCTTTATGGTGAAGGCATTTCAAGAGAAGGTGAAATTATTGAAATTGGTGCCCAATTAAATTTCATTGAAAAAGCAGGGTCATGGTATAGCTATAACGGTGAGAAAATTGGCCAAGGCAAAGACAACGCCAGAGAATTTTTAAAAGAAAATCCAAAAATTGCTCAAGAAATTGAAGATAAGATTAGGGCAAACTCATCAGCCCTCAACGAGGCGATGACTGCACCGCAGGAAACAGACGAAACTGAGTAA
- a CDS encoding CinA family protein codes for MTQTMIQDICLELGNALTKKKFRIALAESCTGGLVCQYLTNIPGSSVWFDRGFVTYSNESKIELLKVSQDTLLKFGAVSKEVASEMALGALNESHAQIALSITGIAGPSGGSIEKPVGTVFFAIAHQNKIIFNASKVFPGSREYIRESSCLFALNQVLALTLNPQV; via the coding sequence ATGACGCAAACAATGATTCAAGATATCTGCCTTGAGCTTGGCAATGCGCTCACGAAAAAAAAATTTCGGATAGCGCTTGCTGAGTCATGCACCGGGGGGTTAGTTTGTCAGTACCTCACAAATATTCCTGGTAGCTCTGTCTGGTTTGACCGAGGATTCGTGACATATAGTAATGAATCAAAAATTGAATTACTTAAAGTCAGTCAAGATACACTTTTAAAATTTGGTGCAGTCAGTAAAGAAGTTGCTTCCGAAATGGCATTAGGCGCTCTTAACGAGAGCCATGCTCAAATAGCTTTATCAATTACAGGCATTGCAGGTCCCTCAGGAGGGTCTATTGAGAAGCCTGTCGGTACTGTTTTCTTTGCTATCGCCCATCAAAATAAGATTATTTTTAATGCTTCAAAAGTCTTCCCTGGATCGAGGGAATATATACGTGAATCTTCTTGTCTATTTGCCCTAAATCAAGTCTTAGCGCTTACTTTAAACCCCCAAGTATGA
- the yjgA gene encoding ribosome biogenesis factor YjgA → MAKDKDFENNTVSRTQLKLEAEKLQSLGLKLCDLSVSKLKALNLPPDLFEAIIAMQKITSNGAKRRQSQYIGKLMRNFDATELNTIMTFWDQQEIKEKQHFHNVELWRKKLVEDPGSVNDFLIKFPTEEKLILLNTIKEAVEEKTKDKAPKYSRELFKLIKKIIEK, encoded by the coding sequence ATGGCAAAAGATAAAGATTTCGAAAATAATACCGTCAGCAGGACGCAGCTTAAACTTGAGGCTGAAAAACTTCAATCACTTGGATTGAAATTATGTGATTTATCAGTATCCAAATTAAAGGCTTTGAATTTACCACCCGATTTATTCGAAGCAATTATAGCCATGCAAAAAATTACGAGTAATGGCGCCAAAAGGCGTCAGAGTCAATATATTGGCAAGCTCATGAGAAATTTTGATGCTACTGAATTAAATACGATTATGACTTTTTGGGATCAGCAAGAAATTAAAGAAAAACAACATTTTCACAATGTAGAATTGTGGCGGAAAAAATTAGTTGAAGATCCTGGAAGTGTTAATGATTTCTTAATTAAGTTTCCTACGGAAGAAAAATTAATTTTATTAAACACAATCAAAGAAGCAGTTGAAGAAAAGACTAAAGATAAAGCGCCTAAATATAGTCGAGAATTATTTAAGCTTATAAAAAAAATTATAGAGAAATAA
- a CDS encoding cryptochrome/photolyase family protein: MNKKYNNSLVWFRRDLRDYDHAALSHALQESKQVFCIFIFDKEILDALKNKEDRRVEFIWESIKELKESFIQKKSDLIVMHSLASDAISRVIDQFKIEAIYTNKDYEPQAIKRDEEIKNIAIKKNVVFYGFKDQVIFEQDEILTALDKPYTVFTPYKNNYLKKLTQTTIPRFDIEPFIENLAQFKSDPLLSLEDMGFKKTNLHQIKIHTGMTGGKLLAEDFKERIALYKKTRDFPAVKGVSYLSVHLRFGTLSIRQLVRLTQESFSEGAETWLNELIWREFYFQILFHRPDVALGRAFKKDYESIAFENNAEYFKAWTEGQTGFPIVDAAMRQLNQTGFMHNRLRMIAASFLVKDLLVDWRWGEAYFAEKLIDFDLSANNGGWQWAASTGCDAQPWFRIFNPITQSLRFDPQGKFIKKYIPELDHCSDDEIHAPWLSQNAHKISYPKPIIDHASQRVKALALYKSVKN; the protein is encoded by the coding sequence GTGAATAAAAAATATAACAATTCACTTGTTTGGTTTAGAAGAGATTTGCGTGATTATGATCATGCTGCTCTTTCTCATGCGCTTCAAGAGTCTAAACAAGTTTTTTGTATTTTTATTTTTGATAAAGAAATTTTAGATGCGTTAAAAAATAAAGAAGATAGACGTGTCGAATTTATTTGGGAAAGCATTAAAGAACTTAAAGAAAGTTTTATCCAAAAAAAATCTGATTTAATTGTGATGCATAGCTTGGCTTCTGATGCAATTTCTCGTGTCATTGATCAATTTAAGATCGAAGCAATTTATACCAACAAAGATTATGAACCTCAAGCTATCAAACGAGATGAAGAAATAAAAAATATAGCGATTAAAAAAAATGTCGTATTTTATGGCTTTAAAGATCAGGTAATTTTTGAACAAGATGAGATTCTAACTGCGCTCGATAAGCCGTATACTGTTTTTACGCCTTACAAAAATAATTATTTAAAAAAACTTACTCAAACTACGATACCTCGCTTCGACATTGAGCCGTTTATCGAAAATCTTGCTCAATTTAAATCCGATCCACTATTGAGCCTCGAGGACATGGGATTTAAAAAAACCAATCTTCATCAAATAAAAATTCATACCGGTATGACGGGGGGAAAATTACTCGCCGAGGATTTTAAAGAGAGAATAGCGCTCTACAAAAAAACGCGTGATTTCCCAGCGGTTAAAGGTGTCTCATACCTTTCTGTCCACTTACGATTTGGCACGCTATCGATAAGACAGCTTGTTCGGCTAACTCAAGAGTCTTTTAGCGAAGGCGCTGAAACATGGCTTAATGAATTGATTTGGCGTGAATTTTATTTTCAAATTCTATTTCATCGTCCAGACGTAGCGCTTGGTAGAGCTTTCAAAAAAGATTATGAATCGATCGCTTTTGAAAATAACGCTGAATATTTCAAGGCATGGACAGAAGGCCAAACTGGATTTCCTATTGTAGACGCTGCGATGAGGCAACTTAACCAAACAGGCTTTATGCATAATCGACTTAGAATGATTGCCGCTTCTTTTTTAGTCAAAGATCTTCTTGTTGATTGGCGATGGGGCGAAGCCTATTTTGCAGAAAAGCTTATTGATTTTGACTTAAGTGCTAATAACGGCGGTTGGCAATGGGCAGCCTCTACAGGTTGTGATGCTCAACCATGGTTTAGGATTTTTAACCCAATTACGCAGTCCTTAAGATTCGATCCTCAAGGTAAATTTATTAAAAAATATATCCCTGAGCTTGATCATTGCAGTGATGATGAGATTCACGCTCCATGGCTTAGTCAAAACGCTCATAAAATAAGCTACCCAAAGCCCATCATTGATCATGCCTCCCAAAGAGTTAAAGCGCTGGCCCTTTATAAATCTGTCAAAAACTAG
- the pmbA gene encoding metalloprotease PmbA, with protein sequence MKKNQFDLEQLKKIADHTLHYAKSIGATASEVELSYGTGKNISVRLGELETLEINRDKGFSVTLYNGQRKGSSSSSDLSMQSIEDTVEAAFNIARYTAPDPFFDLADKNLMATNMQDLDLYNAWDISIDHMIDLAKTCEASALGVSQKITNSEGASISSSEGIFIYANSHGFMGGYPTSRHSIGCSVIAEEKSMMQRDYWYSSARHVEDLESVESVGKLAGTRTLSRLGAKKIQTCHAPVIFEAPIATGLISSLISAISGGNLYRQSSFLLNSLGEKVASDQLTIEEDPFLLRGDASSMFDDEGVATNSRLLVNQGTINGYLLSSYSARKLGMQSTGNAGGAHNLIVKTGNQNLKDLIKQMHKGLFVTELLGHGINMVTGDYSRGAAGFWVEDGVIAYPVEEITIAGNMKDMLKQILAIGNDVYRNGSKHTGSILLESMSIASS encoded by the coding sequence ATGAAAAAAAATCAATTTGATTTAGAACAATTAAAAAAAATTGCTGACCACACATTGCATTATGCAAAGAGTATAGGTGCTACTGCATCTGAAGTTGAGCTAAGTTATGGTACAGGTAAAAATATTTCTGTACGTTTAGGTGAGCTTGAAACACTTGAAATCAATAGAGATAAAGGATTTTCTGTCACCCTTTATAATGGCCAGCGGAAGGGTAGTTCAAGCTCATCTGATCTATCCATGCAAAGTATTGAAGATACCGTAGAGGCTGCTTTTAATATTGCGCGCTATACAGCGCCCGATCCTTTTTTTGACTTAGCTGATAAAAATTTGATGGCGACAAACATGCAAGATCTTGATTTGTATAATGCATGGGACATCTCTATTGACCATATGATTGACCTTGCGAAAACATGTGAGGCTTCAGCGCTTGGTGTAAGTCAAAAAATTACAAATTCCGAAGGAGCTAGCATCTCATCTTCCGAGGGTATTTTTATTTATGCTAATAGTCATGGTTTTATGGGAGGCTATCCCACATCGAGACATTCGATTGGCTGCTCTGTGATTGCAGAAGAAAAGTCGATGATGCAAAGAGATTATTGGTATTCGTCAGCAAGACATGTTGAAGATTTAGAGTCAGTTGAATCGGTAGGAAAATTAGCAGGCACACGAACACTCTCACGATTAGGCGCTAAAAAAATTCAGACATGCCATGCGCCAGTTATTTTTGAAGCACCGATAGCGACCGGACTGATCTCATCTCTTATCTCGGCCATCTCTGGCGGTAATTTATATCGCCAATCTTCATTTCTTCTAAACTCGCTCGGCGAAAAAGTAGCAAGTGATCAATTAACGATTGAAGAAGACCCTTTCCTTTTGCGGGGAGATGCAAGTTCTATGTTTGATGATGAAGGGGTAGCGACAAATTCAAGACTGTTAGTTAACCAAGGTACAATCAATGGATACCTTCTATCTTCTTACTCCGCCAGAAAGCTTGGCATGCAATCAACAGGGAATGCTGGTGGTGCGCATAATCTCATTGTGAAGACGGGCAATCAAAACCTAAAAGATCTTATTAAACAAATGCATAAAGGTCTATTTGTAACAGAGCTACTGGGTCACGGCATCAATATGGTGACAGGTGATTACTCTAGAGGTGCTGCAGGGTTTTGGGTTGAAGATGGGGTGATTGCTTATCCCGTTGAAGAAATTACGATTGCAGGCAATATGAAAGATATGTTGAAACAGATTTTAGCTATTGGAAATGATGTTTACAGAAACGGATCGAAACATACGGGTTCGATCTTACTAGAATCAATGAGTATTGCTTCTAGTTGA
- a CDS encoding PDZ domain-containing protein, whose product MQFKLIFVILNLLSTLAFAEETNLFQVNYLTQSNDSLHSLQKKPDTKIYAGMNKEKDNIRMLEDGYDLMGTSAFQGPFTEPNQALKHAQSIEADVVLVYDRKINEMTRTERLRQIHAEMKKSSKSEKNSVIEVSEADLQDKNSKFDFYATYWAKLPQPILGLHVIKLIKKNSDTKEKKEEAGLKVIAVIKDSPAFKSGIQKGDVILVLNDVNTESPEEFAKSVFKQQGNKVKIKYARDNEEKVVVTELNRR is encoded by the coding sequence ATGCAATTTAAACTTATTTTTGTCATCCTCAATTTATTAAGCACTCTGGCATTTGCTGAAGAGACCAATCTATTTCAAGTAAATTATCTTACGCAAAGTAATGACAGTCTTCATTCGTTGCAAAAAAAGCCTGATACAAAAATTTATGCTGGCATGAATAAAGAAAAAGATAATATTAGAATGTTAGAAGATGGCTATGACCTTATGGGAACCTCTGCATTTCAGGGGCCTTTTACGGAACCTAACCAAGCGCTTAAACATGCCCAATCGATCGAAGCAGACGTGGTTTTAGTCTACGATCGTAAAATTAATGAAATGACCCGAACAGAGCGCTTAAGGCAGATTCATGCTGAAATGAAAAAAAGCAGCAAGAGTGAAAAAAATAGTGTGATTGAAGTGAGTGAAGCGGACTTACAAGATAAAAATAGTAAGTTTGACTTTTATGCAACCTATTGGGCCAAGCTCCCTCAGCCAATTTTAGGATTACATGTCATTAAGTTAATTAAGAAAAACTCAGACACCAAAGAGAAGAAGGAAGAGGCGGGCTTGAAAGTCATTGCAGTGATTAAAGATTCACCCGCTTTTAAATCAGGCATTCAAAAAGGTGATGTGATACTTGTATTAAATGATGTTAATACTGAGTCGCCTGAAGAGTTCGCTAAATCAGTATTCAAACAGCAAGGCAATAAAGTGAAAATTAAATATGCAAGAGATAATGAGGAAAAGGTTGTAGTTACTGAACTTAACCGCAGATAG
- a CDS encoding MlaA family lipoprotein, which produces MTKYISKFLVAILVTFVMFGCASQQNKDPLEGLNRTVYKFNDVVDKVALKPVAQGYQAITPTPVQTGVSNFFKNIFDVVTLVNELFQFKFKQAANTTGRVALNTTVGVLGLFDVHSKIGGARTKEDFGQTLGYYGFDSGAYLVLPFFGPSSTRDGIGLATDAFFFNPIGYINDDPARWALIGAAIIDRRAQLMDDIDIRDKSFDPYAYMRDSYMQNRENLVKDGVEDPSGVKPYTMPLGN; this is translated from the coding sequence ATGACAAAATACATCAGCAAATTCCTCGTTGCAATCTTAGTTACTTTCGTCATGTTTGGTTGTGCTTCACAACAAAACAAAGACCCTCTCGAAGGCCTTAATCGTACAGTTTACAAATTTAATGATGTCGTTGACAAAGTGGCATTAAAACCTGTGGCTCAGGGCTACCAAGCAATTACGCCCACCCCTGTCCAAACAGGCGTGAGTAACTTCTTTAAAAATATCTTTGATGTCGTAACACTCGTAAACGAATTGTTCCAATTTAAATTCAAGCAAGCTGCTAATACAACGGGTCGAGTAGCCTTAAATACAACCGTGGGTGTGCTTGGCCTATTTGATGTCCATTCAAAAATAGGTGGCGCTCGTACAAAAGAAGATTTTGGTCAAACGCTTGGTTACTATGGTTTTGATAGTGGAGCATATTTAGTTCTGCCTTTCTTTGGTCCATCAAGCACCAGAGACGGCATTGGGTTGGCAACTGATGCATTCTTCTTTAATCCAATTGGTTATATCAATGATGACCCTGCAAGATGGGCTTTAATTGGAGCAGCTATAATTGATAGACGCGCCCAACTTATGGATGACATCGATATTCGAGATAAATCATTCGATCCTTATGCCTATATGCGAGATAGCTATATGCAAAACAGAGAAAACTTAGTTAAAGATGGCGTAGAAGATCCAAGTGGCGTTAAACCTTACACCATGCCTCTTGGCAACTAA
- the rsfS gene encoding ribosome silencing factor, whose translation MTLNDIKKAVVEALEDIKAFDIEVIDVRKITTVTSFMVVASANSTRQTKALAHNVCEKMKSLNIHINGVEGEKEGEWVLVDVDDVIVHIMLPTTRAYYNLEQLWIEPPKKSPKKINSLH comes from the coding sequence ATGACCTTGAATGATATTAAAAAAGCGGTAGTTGAGGCGCTTGAAGATATTAAAGCGTTTGATATTGAAGTGATTGATGTAAGAAAAATTACTACGGTTACAAGCTTTATGGTGGTCGCAAGTGCCAACTCAACGAGACAAACAAAAGCTCTCGCTCACAATGTTTGCGAAAAAATGAAGTCGCTTAATATTCATATTAATGGGGTTGAGGGTGAAAAAGAAGGTGAATGGGTTCTAGTGGATGTGGATGATGTCATTGTGCATATCATGCTCCCTACTACACGTGCCTATTATAATCTTGAGCAGTTGTGGATAGAGCCGCCAAAAAAATCTCCAAAAAAAATTAATTCGCTTCATTGA
- the mog gene encoding molybdopterin adenylyltransferase translates to MKNKFTKIGLISISDRASKGEYEDQGIPHLKAWLQKALISPFETIEKIIPDERPIIESSLIHFVDIDLCDLILTTGGTGPAIRDVTPEATLAIADREMPGFGEQMRQISLHFVPTAILSRQVAVVRKNTLIINLPGQPKSIAQTLEGLKNDQGEVMVHGIFASVPYCIDLLNGSFIETHQDIVKAFRPKTK, encoded by the coding sequence ATGAAAAATAAGTTCACTAAAATTGGACTCATTTCAATTAGCGATCGAGCTTCAAAAGGCGAATACGAGGATCAAGGCATTCCTCATCTGAAGGCTTGGCTTCAAAAAGCCCTCATTTCACCCTTCGAAACGATAGAAAAAATTATCCCTGATGAAAGACCAATCATTGAATCTTCTTTAATTCATTTTGTAGATATCGATTTATGCGATCTTATTCTTACGACAGGCGGAACAGGCCCTGCTATAAGAGACGTCACGCCTGAGGCCACCTTAGCAATTGCGGATCGTGAGATGCCGGGCTTTGGTGAGCAAATGCGTCAAATCAGCTTACATTTCGTTCCCACTGCCATTCTATCGAGGCAGGTTGCAGTTGTGCGTAAAAATACCCTTATTATTAATTTGCCTGGCCAACCTAAATCTATTGCGCAAACACTTGAGGGATTGAAAAATGACCAAGGGGAAGTGATGGTGCATGGCATTTTTGCGTCCGTGCCTTATTGTATTGATCTTTTAAATGGCTCTTTTATTGAAACACATCAAGATATCGTGAAGGCTTTTAGGCCTAAAACTAAATAA